The following coding sequences are from one Reyranella humidisoli window:
- a CDS encoding protein kinase domain-containing protein produces MTAEHDQALPVGTQLGDYRLDALIGHGGFGITYRAFDTQLAKFVAIKEYMPVEFAMRRPDGTVAPRSARYGDDFAWGRERFLDEARALARFRHVHIVPVLRYFEANGTAYTVMEFEDGHSVAQILRQPGRRLQPEEVRSLTEGMLSGLGAVHAQGFLHRDIKPSNVIVRRDGVPILIDFGAARQAMGGRTRTLTSILTPQYAPIEQYAMDGKQGPWTDIYSTAAVLHHAIAGAPPPEAVSRVGSDPYRPLAVTHADRFDGSMLAAIDRGLAFAPEQRPQTISEWRTLFGASLPRAEDAPTQRMPGPISASPRLGGVNRSVEEAGDTATPPAPPSSGRARSRRRWPYILLVLGAVALWKYQPQIRERLLGTPAVETQAALPAAVPVPAPKEAPPAASPPAPAPSTPTPVPAPAASETPAQKALVDQAQRAAGEARALAERADEAARAARAMAGEARIVAARAGRPDLENGERLTYGGGSSYVGQVVDGQRQGLGVAELGNGERQAGDWSADRMNGLGTVRLADDTRYAGQWKDGQSTGLGIREKPGVERSEGNFVGGRLEGFGLQRTLAEPNVVRAGEFHADLLDGPGVERIGERERYEGGFRNGQRNGFGQYTDAEGKTRPGRWADGKLVESVP; encoded by the coding sequence ATGACAGCAGAACACGATCAGGCCCTGCCGGTGGGCACGCAGCTCGGCGACTATCGCCTCGATGCGCTGATCGGCCATGGCGGCTTCGGCATCACCTATCGGGCCTTCGATACCCAGCTCGCCAAGTTCGTCGCCATCAAGGAATACATGCCGGTCGAGTTCGCGATGCGCCGGCCGGACGGCACGGTCGCACCGCGCAGCGCGCGCTACGGCGACGATTTCGCCTGGGGCCGCGAGCGCTTCCTCGACGAGGCGCGCGCCCTGGCGCGCTTCCGACACGTCCACATCGTGCCGGTGCTGCGCTACTTCGAAGCCAACGGCACGGCCTACACCGTCATGGAGTTCGAGGACGGCCACAGCGTCGCGCAGATCCTGCGCCAGCCCGGCCGGCGCCTGCAGCCGGAGGAGGTGCGCAGCCTCACGGAGGGCATGCTGAGCGGCCTCGGCGCCGTGCATGCCCAGGGCTTCCTGCACCGCGACATCAAGCCGTCGAACGTCATCGTGCGCCGCGACGGCGTGCCGATTCTGATCGACTTCGGCGCCGCGCGGCAGGCGATGGGTGGCCGCACGCGCACGCTCACCAGCATCCTGACGCCGCAATACGCGCCGATCGAGCAGTATGCGATGGACGGCAAGCAGGGTCCGTGGACCGACATCTATTCGACCGCCGCCGTCCTGCATCACGCCATCGCGGGCGCGCCCCCGCCCGAGGCGGTGAGCCGCGTCGGCAGCGATCCCTATCGTCCGCTCGCGGTGACCCATGCCGACCGTTTCGACGGTTCGATGCTCGCGGCGATCGACCGCGGACTCGCCTTCGCGCCCGAGCAGCGGCCGCAGACGATCTCCGAATGGCGCACCCTGTTCGGCGCCTCGCTGCCACGGGCCGAGGACGCGCCGACGCAGCGCATGCCCGGTCCCATCTCCGCATCGCCACGGCTCGGCGGGGTGAACCGTTCGGTAGAGGAGGCAGGCGATACGGCGACGCCGCCGGCACCGCCATCTTCCGGCAGGGCGCGTTCCCGCCGGCGGTGGCCGTACATACTTCTCGTGCTGGGGGCCGTCGCGCTCTGGAAGTACCAGCCGCAGATTCGCGAGCGTCTTCTCGGGACGCCTGCGGTCGAGACCCAGGCTGCGTTGCCCGCTGCCGTGCCGGTCCCGGCGCCGAAGGAAGCGCCGCCGGCGGCTTCCCCTCCCGCTCCTGCGCCCTCGACCCCGACACCGGTGCCGGCACCGGCCGCGTCCGAAACCCCCGCGCAGAAGGCACTCGTCGACCAGGCGCAGCGTGCCGCGGGCGAGGCCCGGGCTCTGGCCGAACGCGCGGACGAAGCGGCCCGGGCCGCCCGTGCCATGGCGGGCGAAGCGCGCATCGTGGCGGCGCGTGCCGGGCGGCCCGATCTCGAGAACGGCGAACGTCTCACCTATGGCGGCGGCTCGAGCTATGTCGGCCAGGTCGTCGACGGCCAGCGGCAAGGTCTCGGGGTTGCCGAACTGGGCAACGGCGAACGCCAGGCCGGCGACTGGAGTGCCGACCGCATGAACGGTCTCGGCACGGTCCGGCTTGCCGACGACACGCGCTATGCAGGTCAGTGGAAGGACGGCCAGTCGACCGGCCTCGGCATCCGCGAGAAACCGGGCGTCGAGCGGTCGGAGGGCAACTTCGTCGGCGGCCGGCTCGAAGGCTTCGGGCTGCAGCGCACGCTCGCCGAACCGAATGTCGTGCGGGCCGGAGAGTTCCATGCCGACCTTCTCGATGGGCCGGGAGTCGAACGCATCGGCGAACGCGAGCGCTACGAGGGCGGCTTCCGCAACGGCCAGCGCAACGGCTTCGGTCAGTACACCGACGCCGAGGGCAAGACGCGTCCGGGTCGCTGGGCCGATGGAAAGCTCGTCGAATCAGTGCCTTAG
- a CDS encoding SDR family NAD(P)-dependent oxidoreductase, producing the protein MDTALPRDNVRTLVLTGASRGIGHATVKKFSANGWRVITISRQPFSALCPWPSGGENHVQLDLADPVDIGRGIEQIRSRLAGGRLDALVNNAAISPKGKGGERLGAMDTPFDLWRQVFNVNFFAPVALARGLVTELSTAQGCVVNVTSIAGSRVHPFAGSAYATSKAALAALTREMSHDFGPRGIRVNAIAPGEIDTAILSPGTEKIVEEQIPMRRLGTPDEVADVIHFLCEKGSSYVSGAEIQINGGQHV; encoded by the coding sequence ATGGATACAGCCCTTCCTCGCGACAATGTCCGCACCTTGGTTCTGACTGGTGCAAGCCGAGGCATCGGCCATGCGACCGTGAAGAAGTTCAGCGCCAACGGCTGGCGGGTGATCACGATCTCTCGCCAGCCCTTCAGTGCGCTGTGCCCCTGGCCGAGCGGCGGCGAGAACCATGTCCAGCTAGACCTCGCCGATCCCGTCGACATCGGCCGCGGCATCGAGCAGATCCGCTCGCGCCTGGCCGGCGGCCGGCTCGATGCGCTGGTGAACAACGCCGCCATCTCGCCCAAGGGCAAGGGCGGCGAGCGGCTCGGCGCGATGGACACGCCGTTCGACCTGTGGCGGCAGGTCTTCAACGTCAATTTCTTCGCGCCCGTCGCGCTGGCGCGCGGCCTGGTCACCGAGTTGTCGACGGCGCAGGGTTGCGTCGTCAACGTCACCTCGATCGCTGGAAGCCGCGTCCATCCCTTCGCAGGATCGGCCTATGCCACGTCCAAGGCAGCACTCGCCGCGCTGACCCGCGAGATGAGCCACGATTTCGGGCCGCGCGGCATTCGCGTCAACGCGATCGCCCCAGGCGAGATCGACACGGCGATCCTGTCGCCCGGCACCGAGAAGATCGTCGAGGAGCAGATTCCGATGCGACGGCTCGGCACGCCCGACGAGGTCGCCGACGTGATTCACTTCCTTTGCGAGAAGGGATCGAGTTACGTTTCCGGGGCCGAGATCCAGATCAACGGCGGCCAGCACGTCTGA
- a CDS encoding putative hydro-lyase translates to MDTMTNLKGETGRDARRRIRAGAARLPTSGMAPGYVQGNLAILPKALAADFARFCMLNPKPCPLLGQSEPGDWRLPTLGEDLDIRTDIPLYRIWKNGEMVEEVTDLKGVWRDDLVSFVLGCSFSFEEALIENGLELRHQSCNSNVPMFRTNIECAPAGPFHGPMVVSMRPFKPADAIRAVQVTTRFPSVHGAPVHLGKPEMIGIKDIGKPDYGDAVPVRDDEYPVFWACGVTPQSVVATVKPEFCITHAPGYMLITDLLNSRLAVL, encoded by the coding sequence ATGGACACGATGACCAACCTCAAGGGCGAGACCGGCCGCGACGCGCGCCGCCGCATCCGCGCAGGCGCCGCCCGCCTGCCGACCTCCGGCATGGCGCCGGGCTATGTCCAGGGCAACCTCGCGATCCTGCCCAAGGCGCTCGCCGCCGACTTCGCACGCTTTTGCATGCTCAACCCCAAGCCCTGCCCCCTGCTGGGACAGTCCGAGCCGGGAGACTGGAGGCTGCCGACGCTGGGCGAGGATCTCGATATCCGTACCGACATCCCGCTCTATCGCATCTGGAAGAACGGCGAGATGGTCGAGGAAGTGACCGACCTCAAGGGCGTGTGGCGCGACGACCTCGTCTCCTTCGTGCTGGGCTGCTCCTTCTCCTTCGAGGAAGCGCTGATCGAGAACGGCCTCGAGCTGCGGCACCAGAGCTGCAACAGCAACGTGCCGATGTTCCGCACCAACATCGAATGCGCGCCCGCCGGTCCCTTCCACGGGCCGATGGTCGTCTCGATGCGTCCGTTCAAGCCGGCCGACGCGATCCGCGCCGTGCAGGTGACGACGCGCTTCCCCTCGGTCCACGGCGCGCCGGTGCATCTCGGCAAGCCCGAGATGATCGGCATCAAGGACATCGGCAAGCCCGACTATGGCGACGCGGTGCCGGTGCGCGACGACGAATATCCCGTGTTCTGGGCCTGTGGCGTCACCCCGCAATCGGTCGTGGCGACCGTGAAGCCGGAGTTCTGCATCACTCACGCGCCGGGCTACATGCTGATCACCGATCTGCTCAACTCGCGCCTGGCCGTCCTCTGA